One Lentibacillus cibarius DNA window includes the following coding sequences:
- the mcrC gene encoding 5-methylcytosine-specific restriction endonuclease system specificity protein McrC, with the protein MIKIKNIYHMLAYAFQVMNKENYAKLETEEFEYAADLFAAILAKGMGNQIKRGLWRDYVENTESLRSPKGKINVTLSVKQNTMRNKQLICSFDQYTENTYMNQILKTTAVLLVKTPEVSSRNKKDLKKVLLYFSNVDRIDYRRIQWSSIKYHRNNATYKLLINICYLVIEGLLLTEQDGDRKLARFVDNQKMHRLFEKFVLEYYRKHYPEFNASASHINWDVDEGDIEFLPVMKTDITLTYGEKVLIIDTKYYQQMMQSNSYYNSKSFHSHNMYQIFTYVKNKDYTNSGHVSGVLLYAMSDEVIVPDSELSISNNRFGVKTLDMNRDFSDIKRQLNQLVKDFLLD; encoded by the coding sequence ATGATTAAAATTAAGAACATTTATCATATGCTTGCGTATGCATTTCAAGTGATGAATAAGGAAAACTATGCAAAGTTAGAAACAGAGGAATTTGAATATGCGGCAGATTTATTTGCCGCTATCCTTGCAAAGGGCATGGGAAACCAAATTAAGCGGGGATTATGGAGAGACTATGTTGAAAATACGGAATCTCTCAGGTCACCCAAAGGTAAAATTAATGTTACTCTTTCAGTCAAACAAAATACGATGCGAAACAAGCAGTTGATTTGTAGTTTTGACCAATATACAGAAAACACCTATATGAACCAGATCCTTAAGACTACTGCGGTTCTGTTAGTTAAGACTCCTGAAGTGTCAAGTAGGAATAAAAAGGATTTAAAAAAGGTGCTGCTTTACTTTTCCAACGTGGATCGAATAGATTATCGTAGAATTCAGTGGTCAAGTATCAAATACCACCGGAATAATGCTACCTATAAGCTGTTAATTAATATATGTTATTTGGTCATAGAGGGATTACTACTTACCGAGCAAGATGGTGACCGAAAACTGGCGCGATTTGTGGACAATCAGAAAATGCATCGTCTTTTTGAAAAGTTTGTACTGGAGTACTATCGAAAACACTATCCGGAATTTAATGCCTCCGCTTCTCATATTAATTGGGATGTTGATGAAGGTGATATTGAGTTTCTTCCTGTTATGAAAACCGATATTACGCTTACTTATGGAGAAAAGGTTCTTATTATAGATACGAAATACTACCAGCAAATGATGCAATCTAATAGTTATTATAATAGTAAAAGCTTTCACTCTCACAATATGTACCAAATCTTTACATACGTTAAAAATAAAGACTATACCAATTCTGGTCATGTGAGCGGAGTACTACTCTATGCAATGTCGGATGAGGTCATTGTTCCAGATAGTGAACTTTCTATTAGTAACAATCGGTTTGGAGTGAAGACTTTAGATATGAATAGGGATTTCTCAGATATAAAAAGACAATTGAACCAATTGGTCAAGGATTTTCTTTTGGATTAA
- a CDS encoding AAA family ATPase: MKTDNPTKTNSFSWTDFYMEFADKLLQYKTKRSELLSILEDVYGNLNIRYPFTEDGEPIDDICPFTVFGCFNKGITNENRIAIAEGISSKIGVRSPVPTNFDGIPVLNNMKAWFFASNDRRKPEDIPSLWKIFEVGIHLAGQQSVELKKEFITSYDKVRMQLGVKWNLTMGLYWIRPYFYINLDERNRSYLLQRNSPYSDDITKISKLKELPNAEDYLELIDYFKDTFEKEEFPHQSFPDLSFAAWKATSPKQKKSNASFLKWFGPLINALRELGGSGTPLEVRKQIISDLKLTDDFINETRGKSGVKTFDNEVAFARNYLVYEGYIDNFFRGKWTLTEKGHTVDMDDELASDIFIKWADKMKTEREKDAPSPSDIVNEKEKRYWIYSPGRNASKWDEFYSQGIMGIGWDEMGDLSQFSSKEEMKSKMKEIYGQEYTYINAAHATWQFANELLPGDTIYVKKGRSKVIGRGIVESEYMFDSTRDKYQHIHKVKWINNDELEHPGKAVNKTLTDITPYTDYVRKLENLFIDEDDDIEDIEVDYDPYTEEDFLHEVFMDEDRYNRIVTLLNKKKNVILQGAPGVGKTFAAKRLAYSMMGEKDVSRVMMIQFHQSYSYEDFVMGYRPTNNGFELAEGPFYEFCKKAEQDSDRDYFFIIDEINRGNLSNIFGELLMLIENDKRGQKLRLLYANELFSVPKNVYILGMMNTADRSLAMIDYALRRRFAFFKLEPAFDSDGFQEIVSKANNSKFNALVEQIKALNNYISQDESLGSGFKIGHSYLCPDEEITDEWLSSVIEYELIPLLDEYWFDDPSKIELWTNRLRGVLND; encoded by the coding sequence ATGAAAACAGATAACCCAACTAAAACAAATTCCTTCTCCTGGACAGATTTTTATATGGAATTCGCAGACAAGCTTCTACAGTATAAAACTAAAAGATCAGAACTCCTATCCATACTAGAGGATGTCTATGGAAATTTAAATATACGTTACCCTTTCACTGAAGATGGTGAACCGATTGATGATATATGCCCATTCACTGTTTTTGGGTGTTTTAACAAGGGAATTACAAACGAAAATCGTATAGCCATAGCTGAAGGAATTAGCAGTAAAATTGGAGTTCGATCCCCTGTTCCAACTAACTTTGATGGCATTCCTGTCTTGAATAACATGAAGGCATGGTTCTTTGCATCCAACGATAGAAGAAAACCAGAGGATATCCCAAGCCTTTGGAAAATATTTGAAGTAGGAATACACCTTGCAGGCCAACAATCTGTCGAGCTAAAGAAGGAGTTTATAACTAGTTATGATAAGGTAAGAATGCAGCTTGGCGTTAAATGGAATCTAACGATGGGACTTTATTGGATTCGTCCATATTTTTACATAAACTTAGACGAAAGAAATAGATCTTACTTATTACAGCGTAACAGTCCCTATTCGGATGATATAACCAAGATATCGAAATTAAAGGAATTACCTAATGCCGAAGATTACTTAGAACTAATTGATTACTTTAAAGACACCTTTGAAAAGGAAGAATTTCCACATCAAAGTTTTCCGGATTTATCTTTCGCAGCATGGAAAGCAACTTCTCCTAAACAAAAGAAATCAAATGCTAGCTTCCTTAAATGGTTTGGCCCGCTAATAAATGCACTAAGAGAACTTGGTGGCTCTGGTACCCCCTTAGAAGTTCGCAAACAGATTATATCTGATTTAAAACTCACAGATGATTTTATTAATGAAACACGTGGAAAAAGTGGTGTTAAAACATTTGATAATGAAGTTGCATTTGCAAGAAATTACTTAGTCTATGAAGGATACATAGATAACTTTTTTCGAGGTAAGTGGACACTTACTGAAAAAGGACATACCGTCGACATGGATGATGAACTAGCCAGTGATATTTTTATTAAATGGGCAGATAAAATGAAGACGGAAAGAGAAAAAGATGCTCCCTCTCCTTCTGATATAGTAAACGAAAAAGAAAAAAGATATTGGATTTATTCTCCTGGTCGTAATGCCTCCAAATGGGACGAATTTTACTCCCAAGGTATTATGGGGATTGGTTGGGATGAAATGGGTGATTTAAGTCAATTTTCATCAAAAGAAGAAATGAAATCCAAAATGAAAGAAATATATGGACAAGAATACACGTATATTAATGCCGCACACGCCACATGGCAATTTGCTAATGAATTATTACCAGGTGATACCATCTATGTAAAAAAAGGAAGGTCAAAAGTAATCGGACGAGGCATCGTTGAATCTGAATATATGTTTGATTCAACTCGTGACAAATATCAACATATCCATAAAGTGAAATGGATTAATAATGATGAATTGGAACATCCCGGTAAGGCCGTAAATAAGACACTTACCGATATAACCCCATATACGGATTATGTACGGAAACTTGAAAACCTGTTTATAGATGAAGATGATGATATAGAAGATATAGAAGTCGATTACGACCCCTATACAGAAGAGGATTTTCTTCATGAAGTATTTATGGATGAAGATCGTTACAACAGAATAGTAACCCTTCTTAATAAGAAGAAAAACGTTATCTTACAAGGGGCACCTGGCGTCGGAAAAACATTTGCTGCCAAAAGACTTGCATATTCTATGATGGGTGAAAAAGATGTGAGTCGGGTAATGATGATACAATTCCACCAAAGCTATAGTTATGAAGATTTTGTTATGGGATATCGCCCAACAAACAATGGATTTGAACTTGCAGAAGGGCCATTTTATGAGTTTTGTAAAAAAGCTGAACAGGACAGTGACCGTGATTATTTCTTTATTATTGATGAGATTAACCGAGGTAATTTAAGTAATATATTTGGTGAACTTCTAATGCTAATCGAAAATGACAAGCGTGGGCAAAAACTTCGCCTGCTTTATGCCAATGAACTATTTTCAGTTCCCAAGAATGTATATATTCTTGGAATGATGAATACAGCAGATCGAAGCCTAGCCATGATTGATTATGCCCTTAGAAGACGATTTGCTTTCTTTAAATTAGAGCCAGCATTTGATTCTGACGGGTTTCAAGAAATAGTATCTAAAGCAAATAACTCAAAATTTAATGCTCTAGTTGAACAAATAAAAGCCCTAAACAACTATATTAGTCAAGACGAATCTCTTGGAAGTGGCTTTAAAATCGGTCATAGCTATCTATGCCCAGATGAAGAAATAACAGACGAGTGGTTGTCATCGGTAATAGAATATGAATTGATACCATTATTAGATGAGTATTGGTTTGACGATCCCTCTAAGATTGAACTATGGACAAATCGACTCCGTGGTGTTCTGAATGATTAA
- a CDS encoding polysaccharide deacetylase family protein has protein sequence MDIRRTTTFLVSVLVVLLTQTACTSVSSSVEGKSNDIENKIPVLMYHGILTDEEKQLRPDNSSYITADSFEKQMKYLKENGYHTVTVDEMRHFLAGEMQLPRKSVMIQFDDGLRSVYRYAYPIMKEHNLDGVANIITRRTYRDYGDKWDPSRNQYMDKEMLNRISDVFELQSHTNKLHFNRSEREKSDFLWKSDEEVLSDLRKSKDRLSEYGNVTLFAYPFGQYNSESKNLLEDVGITMAFTTEHGYVKSSDDPYELKRIGITPSTSFKDFKDIMEEK, from the coding sequence ATGGATATAAGACGCACAACAACCTTCCTAGTCAGCGTTCTCGTGGTATTGCTTACACAGACAGCATGTACTTCGGTTTCGAGTAGTGTGGAAGGTAAATCGAATGATATAGAGAATAAAATTCCCGTTTTGATGTATCATGGTATTTTAACAGACGAGGAAAAACAGTTACGACCTGATAATTCTAGTTATATAACGGCTGATAGTTTTGAGAAACAGATGAAATACCTGAAAGAAAACGGCTATCATACTGTTACAGTTGATGAAATGAGGCATTTTTTAGCGGGGGAAATGCAATTGCCGCGAAAAAGTGTAATGATACAGTTTGACGACGGTTTAAGAAGCGTTTATAGGTATGCCTATCCAATTATGAAAGAACATAATCTTGATGGTGTAGCTAACATTATCACAAGGCGAACGTATAGGGATTACGGTGATAAATGGGATCCTTCCCGGAACCAGTATATGGATAAGGAAATGCTTAATAGGATTTCAGACGTCTTTGAACTTCAAAGTCATACTAATAAACTACATTTCAACAGAAGTGAAAGAGAAAAGTCGGATTTTTTATGGAAATCGGATGAAGAAGTGTTATCGGATCTTCGCAAAAGTAAGGACAGGCTTTCGGAATACGGTAATGTAACTCTTTTTGCTTACCCGTTTGGACAGTATAATTCTGAATCTAAAAATCTATTGGAGGACGTTGGAATAACAATGGCTTTTACAACGGAACACGGCTATGTGAAGTCATCGGATGACCCGTATGAGCTAAAAAGAATCGGAATTACTCCGAGTACAAGTTTCAAGGATTTTAAAGACATAATGGAAGAGAAATAG
- a CDS encoding tRNA dihydrouridine synthase gives MTDNFWRDLPRPFFILAPMEDVTGVVFRHVVSEAARPDVFFTEFTNTESYCHPEGNHSVRGRLTFTEDEQPMVAHIWGDKPEYFRQMSIGMAKEGFRGVDINMGCPVPNVATKGKGCGLIRRPEVAKDIIQAAKAGGLPVSVKTRLGYTDVGEWQDWLTHLLKQDIVNLSIHLRTKKEMSNVDAHWELIPEIKKLRDHVAPDTLLTINGDIPDRQTGLDLVRRYGVDGVMIGRGIFTNPFAFEKQPEDHSSKELLNLLRLHLDLHDQYSQEFEARPFKPLRRFFKIYVRGFPGASELRNQLMETESTDEVRALLDNFG, from the coding sequence ATGACTGATAATTTCTGGCGTGATTTACCACGACCGTTTTTTATACTGGCACCAATGGAAGATGTGACGGGTGTTGTTTTCCGTCATGTAGTGAGTGAAGCGGCTAGACCTGATGTGTTTTTTACAGAGTTTACAAATACGGAAAGTTATTGTCATCCTGAGGGGAACCATAGTGTGCGTGGGCGTTTGACTTTTACAGAAGATGAACAACCAATGGTGGCCCATATATGGGGGGATAAACCTGAATATTTTCGGCAAATGAGTATTGGAATGGCGAAAGAAGGTTTTCGCGGTGTAGATATCAATATGGGCTGTCCCGTACCTAATGTGGCAACAAAAGGGAAGGGATGCGGTCTTATCCGGCGTCCAGAAGTTGCTAAAGATATTATACAAGCAGCAAAAGCAGGGGGATTGCCCGTAAGTGTGAAGACAAGGCTTGGTTACACGGATGTAGGCGAATGGCAGGATTGGCTTACACACTTATTGAAACAAGACATCGTCAATCTTTCTATTCATTTGCGTACAAAAAAGGAAATGAGTAATGTAGATGCTCATTGGGAACTGATTCCGGAAATTAAGAAACTTCGTGATCATGTGGCACCAGATACACTTTTGACGATTAATGGAGATATTCCAGACCGTCAAACTGGCTTGGATCTCGTTCGCAGGTACGGTGTTGATGGGGTTATGATCGGGCGTGGTATTTTCACAAACCCATTTGCCTTTGAAAAGCAACCGGAAGATCATAGTAGTAAGGAATTGCTTAATCTTTTAAGGCTGCATCTAGATCTCCATGATCAATATTCACAGGAATTTGAAGCACGTCCATTTAAACCGCTTCGTCGCTTTTTTAAGATATATGTCCGTGGGTTTCCAGGAGCGAGTGAATTAAGGAATCAGTTGATGGAGACAGAGTCAACAGATGAAGTGCGTGCATTGCTTGATAATTTTGGGTGA
- a CDS encoding aldo/keto reductase, whose product MENQIPEITLHDGTRIPAIGFGTYKLWGNDGVAAITSAIDHGYRLIDSAYNYENEGTVGTAVKRTSIPREDLRIASKLPGRYHSYEQAVKTIQESLYRADLDYYDLYLIHWPNPKQDLYVEAWQALIDAKKWGLIRSIGVCNFLPEHLERLEKETGVLPSINQVELHPFFNQEEQRKWHEKHGVTTESWSPLAHANDVFSNHTIKQIADKHNKTASQIILRWHYQHGAVAIPKSASPKRQLENISIFDFALDDDDMRELDKLTRPDGRINDLDPAVYEEF is encoded by the coding sequence GTGGAGAACCAAATACCGGAGATCACACTACATGATGGTACACGAATACCAGCGATTGGCTTTGGTACGTACAAACTTTGGGGAAATGATGGTGTAGCAGCGATTACCAGCGCCATCGATCATGGCTATCGTTTGATTGATTCAGCGTACAACTATGAGAATGAGGGAACAGTCGGAACTGCAGTTAAACGAACATCCATACCGCGCGAAGACTTACGCATTGCTTCAAAACTTCCCGGGCGTTACCACAGCTATGAGCAAGCGGTGAAGACCATTCAAGAATCACTTTATCGCGCCGACTTGGACTACTATGATTTGTACTTAATTCATTGGCCAAATCCGAAGCAGGATCTATATGTGGAAGCATGGCAGGCGTTGATTGATGCAAAAAAATGGGGACTAATCCGCTCGATTGGTGTTTGCAATTTCCTGCCGGAGCATTTGGAACGGCTTGAAAAAGAAACAGGTGTATTGCCGAGCATCAATCAAGTTGAGCTGCATCCTTTCTTCAATCAGGAAGAACAGCGCAAATGGCATGAAAAGCATGGTGTCACTACCGAATCGTGGAGTCCTTTAGCACATGCCAATGACGTTTTCAGTAATCATACGATTAAACAAATAGCAGACAAGCACAATAAGACTGCTTCACAAATTATTCTGCGCTGGCATTACCAGCATGGTGCCGTGGCTATCCCAAAATCTGCGTCACCAAAACGACAACTAGAAAACATCTCGATTTTCGATTTTGCTTTAGATGATGATGATATGAGGGAATTAGATAAGCTGACCCGTCCAGATGGTCGCATTAATGACCTGGACCCGGCTGTTTATGAGGAGTTCTGA
- a CDS encoding IS1182 family transposase: MAQRSPDAPNQVVFFQELLQEKIEHKPHAARFFSYLVDELDLIFYAPLSMGAPPYTRRTLTAVILYAMYHGHYAAQKICKFAEDSIGAQWLLSGMGMPGYKTVERTIDALLNEADRFLSQIIGICEGLALIGRQRMYIDGTKVQANASKHKAMSYEHLINKINRQTNELEALFESIKPYIDEAEQISEEELKACIHEQAQRVHHILRQQHQQELRDKEQQVFNLDYEEAEKSQGLEEETLKTSSPLLNDVPTESFEQTVDLLNNIAFTHNRLHTMEQAKTTLEQKWKAEHGNQKIPEGKQINFTDTDSSIMVTKHHGVQQCYNHFAWVDDKAHIILGTHTSNNASDQLGLQPTLEHAENICGSLAGVQAGADAGFFSAHNIAVMQDKGIDFYGSYAVAKSPFAKDKFVYDTQADTYTCPEGHTLTRQKTKKSGRIDEYSNQEACLACPLSAQCTKAQDGIRKIDRDMEHDRLREEAKEKANTEQGKEILSQRKSVPEPVWGNIQVQDGWKQMHGRGMDNASREFKLHCVMHNIRKILKVYFNSVSYQETVHEKEHLFQDTA; this comes from the coding sequence ATGGCGCAACGCAGCCCCGACGCCCCGAATCAGGTTGTTTTTTTCCAGGAATTATTACAAGAAAAAATTGAACACAAACCTCATGCAGCCCGTTTCTTTTCATACCTGGTAGATGAACTGGATCTGATTTTTTATGCCCCATTATCAATGGGCGCGCCACCATACACCCGCCGCACATTGACGGCTGTTATTTTATACGCCATGTATCACGGTCATTATGCAGCGCAAAAGATCTGCAAATTTGCCGAAGACAGCATTGGTGCACAGTGGCTATTATCCGGCATGGGCATGCCGGGTTATAAGACCGTCGAACGCACAATCGATGCCCTTTTAAATGAAGCGGATCGTTTTTTATCCCAAATCATCGGAATTTGTGAAGGATTGGCCTTAATTGGTCGGCAGCGCATGTATATTGATGGTACCAAAGTCCAAGCGAATGCCTCTAAGCACAAAGCGATGAGTTATGAGCACTTGATAAACAAGATCAATCGCCAAACAAATGAACTGGAAGCATTATTTGAATCCATCAAACCCTACATAGATGAGGCAGAACAAATATCGGAAGAGGAGCTGAAGGCCTGTATACACGAGCAGGCTCAGCGGGTGCATCACATTCTGCGACAACAGCATCAACAAGAGCTGCGGGACAAGGAACAACAGGTATTCAACCTCGATTACGAGGAAGCCGAAAAAAGTCAGGGTCTCGAAGAGGAAACGCTGAAAACCTCTTCCCCCCTTTTGAACGACGTTCCAACGGAATCGTTTGAACAAACGGTGGATCTCCTGAACAACATAGCGTTTACGCATAATCGGCTTCACACCATGGAACAGGCAAAAACGACATTGGAGCAAAAATGGAAAGCGGAACATGGGAATCAAAAAATCCCGGAAGGGAAACAAATTAATTTTACGGATACAGACTCCAGCATCATGGTCACGAAACATCACGGTGTGCAACAGTGTTACAACCATTTTGCCTGGGTTGATGACAAGGCGCATATCATCCTTGGTACACATACGAGCAACAATGCTTCCGATCAACTTGGATTGCAGCCAACGCTGGAGCATGCGGAAAACATATGCGGTTCGCTGGCCGGCGTGCAGGCTGGCGCTGATGCCGGATTTTTTTCAGCCCATAATATAGCGGTCATGCAAGATAAAGGGATTGACTTTTACGGGTCGTACGCAGTGGCAAAATCCCCATTTGCCAAGGATAAATTTGTGTATGATACACAGGCCGATACCTATACATGCCCGGAGGGGCATACGCTTACGCGGCAGAAAACGAAAAAATCGGGACGGATTGACGAATACAGCAATCAGGAGGCCTGCCTGGCCTGTCCGCTCAGTGCGCAATGTACAAAAGCACAAGACGGTATTCGCAAAATCGATCGGGATATGGAACATGATCGCCTCAGAGAAGAAGCGAAAGAAAAGGCCAACACGGAGCAGGGAAAAGAAATCCTGAGTCAGAGAAAAAGTGTTCCGGAGCCAGTGTGGGGCAACATTCAAGTACAGGATGGGTGGAAACAGATGCATGGACGCGGGATGGACAACGCTTCGCGTGAATTCAAATTGCATTGCGTCATGCATAATATCCGAAAGATACTAAAAGTCTATTTCAATAGTGTGTCGTATCAAGAGACTGTTCACGAAAAAGAGCATTTGTTCCAAGATACTGCCTGA
- a CDS encoding DUF4317 domain-containing protein, which translates to MNKNDIAQFRKQFKVNNDLLKINEIFHVYIMKESSEIYHQESLPFDLLEDEQKELFLDNFKKVLTGQLDQKLFELKFQRDVENNSQLILHQGMLTNDTEEWKNHMLQLVEKMLKDKQYEMDVVVTFIRGEYMKPMKRNEEAEESERDTVYSHPFILCSMNKTQDPKKELLFDYVEKAFKYNIVVDPIINLKAPISGFLFPSITDHAADVNHVLYSSGKANEPDYHFIEEVLNAEEIVTAEEDKLVFEEVVKKVAGDQINTSTLSNVYEEIHRVVEENEEEDTPKLDYKDVENVLKMSGVKDVNTEKVETAFKTVIDDENYELKANNVVPKYSSKSIKIKTKVADISIGPQDLRYVRQVELNGKRCLMIEVEENAVIEGFEMIPEALFRKADEDEEEGETDHK; encoded by the coding sequence TTGAACAAAAATGATATCGCCCAATTCAGAAAACAATTCAAAGTAAATAATGATTTATTGAAAATCAATGAAATCTTTCATGTATATATCATGAAAGAATCGAGTGAGATTTATCATCAGGAAAGTTTACCATTTGATTTGTTGGAAGATGAACAAAAAGAGCTGTTTTTGGACAACTTTAAGAAAGTACTGACAGGCCAGTTGGACCAAAAACTATTTGAATTAAAGTTCCAACGTGATGTGGAAAATAACAGTCAGCTCATTCTTCACCAGGGTATGCTAACGAATGATACGGAAGAATGGAAGAATCATATGCTACAGTTAGTAGAGAAAATGCTGAAAGACAAGCAATATGAAATGGATGTTGTCGTAACGTTTATTAGAGGGGAATATATGAAGCCGATGAAACGAAATGAAGAGGCGGAAGAAAGTGAACGCGATACGGTTTATTCTCATCCCTTTATTTTATGTAGTATGAATAAAACACAGGATCCGAAAAAGGAATTGCTGTTTGACTATGTTGAAAAGGCGTTTAAGTATAATATCGTCGTAGATCCTATTATCAACTTGAAAGCTCCCATATCAGGATTTTTATTCCCGAGTATCACGGATCATGCTGCTGATGTGAATCACGTACTTTATTCATCAGGGAAAGCGAATGAACCGGATTATCATTTCATAGAAGAAGTCTTGAATGCGGAAGAAATCGTGACTGCCGAGGAAGATAAGCTTGTTTTTGAGGAAGTTGTCAAAAAGGTAGCGGGTGACCAAATCAATACGTCGACACTCTCGAATGTCTACGAAGAAATTCATCGTGTTGTGGAAGAGAATGAGGAAGAAGATACGCCGAAATTAGACTACAAGGATGTAGAAAATGTGTTAAAAATGAGTGGCGTAAAGGATGTCAATACGGAAAAGGTAGAGACGGCGTTCAAGACAGTGATTGATGATGAAAATTACGAGTTAAAAGCAAATAATGTTGTCCCGAAGTATTCTTCCAAGTCAATCAAAATAAAGACAAAAGTAGCGGATATTTCTATTGGCCCACAAGACTTGAGATATGTACGCCAAGTCGAATTGAATGGGAAACGTTGCTTAATGATAGAAGTAGAAGAAAATGCAGTGATTGAAGGTTTTGAAATGATTCCAGAAGCTTTATTCAGAAAAGCTGATGAGGATGAAGAAGAAGGAGAAACTGATCATAAATAG
- a CDS encoding YczE/YyaS/YitT family protein yields the protein MVHVFRWCIYLLGLLLFSMGITIAVNMQYLGIHPWDVLNVALFDIGGLTIGSWQIMISFVLIVISWILDKSYIRIGTFLNAVLIGVFVDLYMWLDFLPKATHNWTDIIAIIVGILIMGIGGGVYNSAGVGSGPRDGFMLSISDKTGASIGKVRIITESAVLVIGLLLGGPVFIFTFIFTFIQSPIFQFSYHQMSRVVDAFSLARMNKQYTKSNSIG from the coding sequence ATGGTTCACGTATTTCGTTGGTGTATCTACTTGCTTGGATTGCTGCTTTTTAGCATGGGCATTACTATCGCCGTGAATATGCAGTATTTAGGCATTCACCCGTGGGATGTGCTGAATGTGGCGCTGTTTGACATTGGAGGTCTGACAATCGGGTCTTGGCAAATTATGATTTCGTTTGTGCTAATTGTGATTTCATGGATCCTCGACAAATCCTATATTAGAATCGGTACTTTTTTGAATGCCGTTTTGATTGGGGTGTTTGTCGATTTATACATGTGGCTGGATTTCCTGCCAAAGGCGACACATAACTGGACGGATATTATTGCAATCATTGTCGGGATTTTGATCATGGGAATAGGCGGTGGCGTCTATAATTCAGCAGGAGTCGGATCAGGCCCGCGTGATGGATTTATGCTCTCTATTTCTGATAAGACAGGAGCATCCATCGGGAAAGTGCGTATCATTACGGAGAGCGCCGTATTAGTAATTGGACTTCTGTTGGGTGGTCCTGTATTTATTTTCACATTTATTTTTACATTTATTCAAAGTCCGATATTTCAGTTTAGCTATCATCAGATGTCGCGAGTGGTTGATGCATTTTCATTGGCGCGGATGAATAAACAATATACTAAGTCCAACAGCATCGGGTAG